The following are encoded in a window of Gopherus flavomarginatus isolate rGopFla2 chromosome 10, rGopFla2.mat.asm, whole genome shotgun sequence genomic DNA:
- the LOC127030288 gene encoding tubulin polyglutamylase TTLL13-like: protein MKMNSNDSSESENDTEEEEEEEEEFANEHIKRLGGGSKDMRQDGTLQEGAFETEDTCLGHKSKHSSGGKSDLATVSLIDLEEQMAEDYEAETTPRKKKRKHRLLSINLTNCKYESVRRAARHCGLKEVGEDEEWTVYWTDCSVSLERVMEMKRFQKINHFPGMTEICRKDLLARNLNRMLKLFPKEYSIFPRTWCLPADYGDFQAYGRMRKNRTYICKPDSGCQGRGIFITRNPKEIKHGEHLICQQYISKPFLIDGFKFDLRIYVLVTSCDPLKIFVYEEGLARFATMRYIEPSSSNLDDICMHLTNYAINKHNENFIRDDMMGSKRKLSTLNAWMMDNSCNTTELWEDIEDIIIKTLISAHPVLKHNYRTCFPNHITGCACFEILGFDILLDRKLKPWLLEVNHSPSFTTDSRLDREVKDALLCDTIKLINLRACDKRKVLEEDKRRVKERLFQAHQPPREARREKLESSQAAWLAQAEKYENTHLGGYRRIYPTHETDKYEPFFKHSGSLFQETVASKAREECARQQLEEIRLKQEQREVTTGKKKKERKENLQEKSAGEKSRIRSKAKAPPTRLTYNSARTCDRKVQQMVFDSMRPQEIVEDEEVERIKALLQRENLIRGLGIVDQLSRLLHTTEPRPVDVHRPHINISESQVKVGCLEASPRASAVVSVLGDPAHTGAGGAEDTGHRWPGEVPLAGVSEK, encoded by the exons ATGAAGATGAACTCCAATGACAGCAGCGAATCAGAGAATGatactgaggaagaggaggaggaggaagaagagtttGCAAATGAACACATTAAGAGACTGGGTGGAGGAAGTAAAGATATGCGGCAGGATGGCACACTTCAGGAGGGAGCTTTTGAGACAGAGGACACATGCCTAGGGCACAAGAGTAAACACAGTTCAGGTGGGAAAAGTGATCTGGCGACGGTCTCACTGATCGATCTGGAAGAACAAATGGCAGAAGACTATGAAGCAGAGACCACtccaagaaagaaaaagagaaaacacaG GCTGCTGTCTATCAACCTGACCAACTGCAAGTATGAGAGCG TGAGGCGTGCTGCCCGACACTGTGGTCTAAAAGAAGTGGGGGAGGATGAGGAGTGGACGGTGTACTGGACTGACTGCTCGGTCTCTCTGGAGCGCGTCATGGAAATGAAGAGGTTTCAG AAAATCAACCATTTCCCGGGGATGACAGAGATCTGCCGGAAGGACCTGCTGGCCCGCAACCTCAACCGCATGCTCAAACTCTTCCCCAAAGAGTACAGCATCTTCCCCCGCACCTGGTGCCTGCCTGCTGA CTATGGAGATTTCCAGGCCTACGGGCGCATGAGGAAAAACAGGACGTACATCTGCAAGCCAGACAGTggctgccaggggaggggcatCTTCATAACCCGCAACCCAAAGGAGATTAAACACGGGGAGCACCTGATCTGCCAGCAGTACATATCCAAG CCCTTCCTTATTGATGGCTTCAAATTTGACCTGCGAATCTACGTCCTGGTCACATCCTGTGACCCCCTGAAGATTTTTGTCTATGAGGAAGGGCTGGCCCGGTTTGCCACCATGAGGTACATcgagcccagcagcagcaaccTG GATGATATCTGCATGCACCTAACCAACTATGCTATCAACAAACATAATGAAAACTTCATCCGAGACGACATGATGGGCAGTAAGAG GAAACTGTCTACCTTGAATGCCTGGATGATGGACAACAGCTGCAACACAACAGAACTCTGGGAAGACATTGAGGACATCATTATAAAGACCCTTATCTCAGCCCACCCTGTTCTGAAGCACAACTACCGCACCTGCTTCCCCAACCACATCACTGGCTGTGCCTGCTTTGAGATTCTGGGCTTTGACATCCTGCTAGACAGAAAGCTGAAACCCTGGCTGCTGGAG GTGAATCACTCGCCCAGTTTCACCACGGACTCGCGCTTGGACCGAGAGGTGAAGGACGCTTTGCTCTGTGACACCATCAAGCTGATAAACCTGCGAGCCTGTGACAAGAGGAAGGTGCTGGAAGAGGACAAGCGACGGGTGAAGGAGCGACTCTTCCAGGCCCACCAGCCACCTCGTGAAGCCAG ACGTGAGAAGTTAGAGAGCAGCCAGGCGGCCTGGCTGGCCCAAGCGGAGAAGTATGAGAACACGCACCTGGGAGGGTACCGGCGCATTTACCCCACGCACGAGACAGACAAGTATGAGCCATTCTTCAAGCACAGTGGCTCCCTCTTCCAGGAGACGGTGGCTTCCAAGGCAAGAGAGGAGTGTGCCAG GCAGCAGCTGGAGGAAATTCGCTTGAAGCAAGAGCAACGAGAGGTTACTACTGGGAAGAAGAAAAAGGAGCGAAAGGAGAACCTGCAGGAAAAGTCCGCTGGGGAGAAATCCCGCATCCGCAGCAAGGCCAAGGCTCCTCCCACTCGCCTCACCTACAACAGCGCCAGGACCTGCGACAGGAAG GTGCAGCAGATGGTGTTTGACTCCATGCGGCCCCAGGAGATAGTGGAAGATGAGGAAGTAGAGAGAATCAAGGCTCTTCTGCAGCGCGAAAACCTCATACGGGGTCTGGGCATCGTGGATCAGCTCTCTCGGCTGCTTCACACAACTGAGCCCAGGCCTGTGGATGTCCACAGGCCCCACATCAATATCTCCGAGAGCCAGGTAAAGGTGGGCTGCTTAGAGGCATCTCCCAGGGCTAGTGCAGTAGTTAGTGTTCTTGGTGATCCTGCACACACAGGAGCAGGAGGAGCTGAGGACACGGGGCACCGCTGGCCTGGAGAAGTTCCTCTCGCTGGGGTAAGTGAGaaatga